ttgcttctctcttcttctggTCAACCTTAAATTTCCAGATCAGTCATTAGCTTTCAAGGAAGACTAGTCATGCAATTACTGAAATCCATTCGAACTCACCTGCAAGCTTTCGCCATCAGCATTGGTGTGCTCCGGTGATATGTCAGTATGATGGGCATTCTCAGTTGTTCCATTACCTAACGAAAAAGGATGATGGTCATgaaatttttcgaatttttccatAAACTATCGTCATTCCATCTAATCTCTGCAAGAATCGTCTAGGAACATCGACCCAATTATCACACCTGGTAAATTAGTTCTTTGAGATTACTTCTTTGGAAAAGGTTCTGTGCAAACTAATCGTAGGCAACTACTGATCATTAAGTTCCAAGCGTACTAGACAAATCTCCTTAAATATCTTAAGACTACCAATGAATATCGACAGTGTCATCGATATTGAAATGGATGGGGATCGCTATtgctttacctgctgagtgccTTCCGCCTCCTTGCCTGAAGTGCGGAAGCCTCTTCTTGACGTAATTCCACTGATGGTATTTGAGACTCTGAAGCATACTCCACATGCATCCCTGCTGATGGTTCTCCAAATGGAGCTGTGCGCTTTTGCTTCGCAAATGCTTCCCCATCTGGAAGACGGGTTGCCGCTATTGGATCTCTCACAAGAAGAATTCAGCTCCTGGCGGATGGACCATGTTACAGGTAATCGATCAACCGGAGAACACGAGAGATACAGGACTCAGACTATGTTACCTACACACAATCCCTGAAGCATACGGCACCACATACAAATTGGTAAATTTTGGGTTGCAAATGAAGGAGAAACTGATTGCAGTCATCTTCATAGCTGAACCTGAAAGATGCAGAATCTACGAGGGATTCAGAGAAGCATGTAGCAATCCGTTTAGACAGAACAACACACTCGACTTCTttgaatttgggaaaattaagCAGGGTCGGGTAAAACCTGCTCATGCGATGATGGGAATGGATTTCATCAGGATATCTAAATGTAATCGATAACTTCAGCAATGACTTACTTATTGTTCATTTCGTTGTAACAGCGTTCGCACAAATAAACAAACGACTTCCAGTTATTCAGTGTTATAGCAAGCAACATTCAATGTACAATCCACATGATTAAAGATCAAGTCACGGATGAAATGAGCGATCATGATGCCTTGTGGATgaagaaacaaacaaacaaacaaacaaacaagaagAACGAAAGAAAACAGCATTGTCGATTACCTCTCGCAGTGATCACGACGCCATGTAAACGATTGATCGCTAGTATCATCGTCCGATCAGCCAAATCACAACAACGTTTGGCCATTTATTCGCAGAAAATCTTCCTACcggagaaaaaggaaggagagagaatcTGGGTGAGGTCAGGACATGgccaaagagagaagaagaagaagaatggaggAAGGCAAAAGAATGACGAGAATAGGCATTTCAAAGTTCGGACCAAACCCGGCATTTTCGGTATCTCGTCCGATTCGATACATTGTTGCCGCTTACAACTGTATTAACTGCCATTTCCTATCTCACTCGCACACGTAGCTTTTTTTTTGCCCCTTAGcttattgggaaaaaaaaagtaacttctcacggctgattgtgaaaaatattagCTATTACAAATGTAGGGACTATACTGCTGAATAATGGTGAGGGGTATTGAGTCAtagtgaaatgaaaaataaatatgtataAATTAAGATTCGCACATGAGTGCTCGATGAACCTATAAAAAGTCGTCATGTAGACTTCTGGTTAGGAAAATTATCCTATtattcttaaacttattatatagatacttattcaattctaaaccttttttaattttgtcaatttaaatctaaatatttgtacaaaatttcaatgtaatcCTTATGGTAAATTCTCGTAGAAAATTATAGACATGGTAGTGTGCCATGTAGAAAGGCTTGATGATAACTAGAAAACCAAGTTAGCcatttctagcaaaaattgatagaaatgattatattgaaatttcacgcAAAGccttaagactaaattggcaaaattgaaatgtttagtattgaattaatatccatacaataggtttatgattggtcaggtaatttttccatttttggctcCATAGAAAATTATTCTCAAAGGTACTTTTATGATAATGATGGCTAGAAAATTAAGTGAATAGTgaaaagcttttgaaatgaATATCCAAGCATATAGCTTGAAGAGCAACATAAATTGTAATATCATCTTTAGTtgggaaaataacacaaatggtTGCTAAACTTTAGaccaatatgcaatgtggtcTTTGGTCTTCTAATTTGTTAAATGAGGAGACACAAATAAAATGATCAAATAATGAGAAGAGtgaaaaaaggagaagataaCAATGTGCTCATTAATGTTATGGGAGAGAAGGGTTCTAACATAGCCATCCAAGCAAAATGGATATAAAGTGGTATTtacattaatataaatttataatagCCGTTTTTTTTCAAAGGTCACCTCTAATATTTACacagtaatttttaatttatacgGGGTAGATCATTGTGCTTGTAATGAGGACCTTTCTTATACTTTCCCCTGATTTTGCTACCCAATTATTATCCTCTTCCCTCtactcctcctccctcttcattattcatttattcTAGTCGTGACTCCTATATATGACTATTGGATAAGTCTCCTACCTTAAtattatcataaaattttgcaTTAGCATACaaatatgtcaataaaaatagaaatacacAGAGTACGTGTACCTGAGACATAGTAAAGCACAAACATAACATAAGAGGTCAAAATATTACGTTAACTATTTATTATATAAGTTGCTGAAAATGATATATTCCTGTTAACATTAGGAGGATCTCATAATATAAACACGTTTATATGAAGTTTTCTAAGTGCTTAAATATTAATATGTCAATTTTCTTAGATTATTTAGTCCAACAATCCTGCATGCACAGTTATGTCgagtaaaaattaatttacaatagAGTATACCCTAAAGAGTCACTTCCCGTAATGACAcatagaatttaaaaaaaaaaaaaaaattctagaaaagtTTCCTTCTTATTTAATAGCAAATATTTAGATTTGCTGCATAATCAACCAAAAACTCCACTTAAGGATACACTTAACCCTCACCCTAGGACATTTGTTCTCATCTTTTCACCTCAATGACTTGCCtcttattataattaattatattcgaCTGCCCAGATAAGTTTCTTCATGCCATAAgaaccatcttcttcttcttctttttaaaaaaaaaatcacgaggGAAATGATGTTTTCACAACTAAATAAGTATTCCTCCACAACTTTTTCAACCTAGATCGGAAATCCTGCTATGTAGGACTGTTGTCGCAGTGGATGAGAGTACTAAGAATATTCGGGAAAAAAATCGAGCTTTTTAAATTAAGAGATGAGTGACCAATtaatcttaaaagaaaattaggctAATTGGACATCAATCGGTGATAACATATAATTTACGATGGAGGCAACCTTGGATAACACAGTGAGCCTCACGCAGAGGGAGGCACTAAAGGAAGAGTGCCCCATCTAAATTACTAAAATATGAAAGGCCTTACTCATGATCCTTGAAGCTCCTAAAATAAGTTAAAAGAAGACACAAGAAAATGGAACTTTGAATTTCGGCTCTCATACCAACTTAGAATTGATTTGGCATTCATTTGCTCGAAATACCATTACATATTGAGTACATTTTCAAGGAATATTGTTAATTTATATTGCTTTTGATCAAGACAAAGCAATAataccaataataataatactaataataatatcaCCCTTGACTAGGGCTGGCCAGGCATAGGCCCATGCCTAGGTCTTGACCTGATTGAACTCAGGCCGGGTCAAGCCCAATTGTCTTTTTTCCCGTGGAATCGGCTTGATTCCAAATGATTGCGCCAGGTGATGGGGCCACATGGGCCCAATCGTTAAAATTTCTTGGGGCTGAAAGCCAAGGCCCCCAAAAGGAGATGATGATATATAGTTGGGGAAAagaaatccaattctccatttgTTTAATGACAAATAAAggatttcaaaattattttttaaaaataattgctcataccactaaaaaaaatgaatgaatgaaactTTTTTTACCGTCtacaaaaatgtttagacatcaattttcatcaataatgaaaacaacttctaattaaataattgtttCCAGTGATGCAAATGATTGTTTtctaaagaaatatttttcaaatcattcattattCACGAAACAAACTGCGCCTAATTGATCCATTACATCTCTCaatttcacttcttcttcttcttttttttctaatgtttaCTTACATAACACTTCCTAACACTCTTGCTCTCTAAAACAATCTGTCAATTACACATTTTCCATTCTCCTCATGACCACATAGTCCCATTATAGATTTCGCAATAGagaacaataacaacaacaataattgaTTATGATAATCTCAACTTAATTTGTATTTCAAATGTCGAATTGCTTTATAGTCGTTCAAGGATTTACAAGCCCaatttgatgatgaagaagagacACGACAACTCGATGACAGGAAACATTGCAAGTTCAAATGTAGCAAGCTAGTCTCCACCAAATGTTATCTTAAAGGAAATCGCTACTCCTGAAGAAAACCCCCAGGGAACTAGGGTGAACATGATTTCAAGGTAGTGATAAAGCTAGTATGAACATCTAGATGTGGGTGAATAGgtatttaaaagaaatcttgacaaataaatgtagaataaaataaattgccaTAAAGTCTAAATAAGGATCAAAGTTTGATAAATGAGCTATCAAACTTCTAGTAGATGTTTAAAATCTGTTATGTGATGGAACGGATTTTGAAATAACCTATAAGTTTGTAACAGACTTAAATAAGgagagttaagggaagagaaagtTGCACATGAAATTTATAGTAGTTTGGCTTAGATTAAGCTTACGCTTACTCTTTCACATTGATAGCTTACTTGCTAGATTCCACTATATGATCAACAAGATATTACAACTTTaagtgcaaacactcagtggTATATCACACTATCTCATTAAGTCattattttggtatttctctcacgatcataaacgtttaagctcgcaaaagataaatatatgattgaaattcactcaaattttggaattctaGATTTTATACTTCTCTTACTTGCTCCTGGTCCTTAgtttccttaaatactcattcattTCAAAACTAGCTGTTGGACAATATCTagaggatcatcttccaatctacttgTTGGATAGATCTGGATCAAAAGATCAAGTAaccgttgagtgatagaagcATAATCCTAGTTGATTTTGATCgtccatacaaatagaatcttggtttccataagtagaacttctCTGTTTAGAAAGTTCTTATCTTTAAGATCGAATTGTTAATTAATTAGATTTGATATGAAATCCAAATTTGATCACTAGTTATTATATGTTTGGAGCTCGTGTCATTTTCTGTCAAGTTGTTTAATTTTGAACTTGGTTCATTTTGATTATGCTATGTTATGAACCTATTACGTTTTGAACTTGTTTCGTTCTGAACTTGTCACGTTCTAGATCATGTTTTGTACTTGTGTTGTTCTGAACATATCACATTTTGAATCCATCACATTCTGGGCCTTGTCACATTCTACACTTGTGTCATATTCTATGTGTAAAGTTTGAGTGTGTTCTatctgaagagactttataATCTAGATTTAAGTCTCAAAATATTCATCATTAGAGTTTGCTTTTGAACATATATTGTTTTAAGGTTTGGACACAATGTGAATATATTCATCAAATCTTCTGACTCTTTCACATATAatctttgacaatatcctttacatattCGATTATCTGCATAATCTATTACtcaattattaaatatgttgGTAAGCcatgatttattttgtcatttttaaaacATTATAAGTAATTTCCCTAACAAGTAGAACCTAGAATAGAGAATTGGTTAGATGGGAACATGTtcggttttaggttccaaagtATGCAGGGTATATTCtaagtttcaaaaattaaagaaccTATTTCGATCGGTAGGTTCTAAGTTTTAGGAAGGTAAAACTTGGAATCTAAACTTAGAATAAATTTGTGTGCTTTTCTTGGtctatattttcatttgaatATGTAGTGTTCCACGGTGTTTAATGATGAGTATATAATATGAAACCATTAGTCCAAACTTCCATTGTATgattaagatttttactttattaatatttcatattcttagtatatctaaatataagttggTCAATGAATTAGCAGTTTGTGGTGGTCATTAAAGATGATAATTAATCACAATCGTTCAATAATAATACAGGATGGAACCTGGGTAGACTCTTGGAACCGACCCTAAAACCTATAACGGGGTAAATCCTAAGTTTCAAGATATACAAGATAGGTTTCAGGTTTCTAAAAATGAAGAACTTATTCTAATATGTGGGTTCTAAGTTTCAAGTTGAACCTAAATAGAATCTAGAACCATTCATCCTTATAGAGAACTGCGGTAACAAATTCATAAAGTATgcaaaaacttaaaaatgattgatttgagATGGGACAAGCCAGACATGACATAAGGATGTCTCTTATGGGGAGAATCTTTTAAAGATGCTTTTGGTAACAATTATGCTCTTAGCAAAAATTTGCactcataaataaattttgttttaaattcttttctctAGACAAGATTCTGAGTATCATAAAACATTTAATATaagttcaaaatttctatttccaaaataaaaatacgtttggtacaatcctcaaattcttttgtgactttgaatttctttgaattttttaatatttttttcttttctttcttcttctctcttaaAACAAATTTTGGGCTTGATTCTGGAGTTATTCTTAGGAGCAAAGAagcaaatttcttttcatttttttgattttgtttcaaactatcccaagaaataaaaacatcaccaaatggatttttatttttatttttgttctcaataacaaaagaatagaatcagcTACTAGTTGGCACGTTACCAAATAGTCCTAAGTACAGAGTTGCACACtagaaagcttgttcaagtacaATGAAGCGAGGAATCAATGGGAGATTGCATTTTATTGTCGTGCCATCGAGCAACCCTTTGACTTCCAAAAAATCCATGCTTCGTCATCACGTATAAAATTGCTCTAAACCTTAGTTCAAGCTTGTTTCCCAAGCAACAAATAGTCGGCATCGGCACATCTATTGTCCACATATAACTTACAAATATCTTTATAGATTATCCGAATCGGTACAAAGGTCGCGGTTATGTACATCAGCTTGAAGCGAATCTAAATAACTTTCTAAATGTAGGAAAAGGAAGACAGGAGAGTTTGGCCAGTTGCCAATTTTGAGAATCAgcctttcaatttttcttcagATGCCCCAACACACGAACAAAGAATAAATGCCTTTGAGCCCCAGAAAGAAGTCCCTTTTCGCTTGTTCTCTCCTCCTTGCCTTTCAAAAACAGGCAAGCTTTACAAAGAATGCAAAGGAGGGTGGACACTCCCACCTCCCCCATCCTTTtgactttttgtatttattccttcttttttttaccCCCCCGAGCCCCAACCTTTTACTCAAGTAACTGATCCCCTTTCCCATCACCCGTAGTCAACTCCCACAATTATTAAAgtaggaacaaaaacaaaattcaaacaTCATATAACAACCCAAAAATAACCCAACTCCccttcaaaaagtcaactccttctcctctttctctctctctttcatttcatCATCTTGCTTCAGCGTTTCATTTCATATGCTCTGCACACATCAATGGCAGCTTGAGCTTTGGAGCATCCGCCGCCGCGAACGAGCCGCCCGCCGCAGAAAGCCGCCACCtttcccccgccgccgccgccgccgccgccgccgccatgggCAACGGCATCACCAGCCTCCGCCGCTGCTTCGCCGACGCCGGCGCCGGGGAGATCTCCCGCCGCCACGACATGACCTCCTTCCCCCACCCCTCCTCCTACTCCGACGAGGGCCACGGCCACTCCTTCTGCTACATCCGGCAGGACCCGGCGTCCTCCTCGGATCTCCACTCCGAGGACTGCACGACCCAGACGACGGTGACGTCGACGACGTTCAGCTCGATATCCGGCGCCTCCATCAGCGCCAACGCCTCGTCCCCGCTGTCCACCTCGCTGGCCGAGGCCTGCTACTACACGACGACCTCCCTCGAGAAAGCCTCCGTCTTCGAGAGCTCCGTCTCGTTCACGTCCGTGCCCCTCCAGCCAGTCCCCCGTGTCGGGTCGAGGTCCGGCCCGATGGAGAAGGGGTTCTTGTCCGGCCCGATCGAGCTCAGGTCCGTGTCCGGCCCCATCGATCAGGGGCTCTACCACTCGGGCTCGATCGTCGACCGGCCGTCGTGCGATCGGTGGCCGAGGGACTTCTCCCTCGGCGGGTACGGCTCCAAGAAACGCAGGCTGGTCAAGTACTTGAGAAGAGCGATCGCGAGGCGAGTGTTGAGAGCGAACGACTACATGTTTTCGGGCAAAAGTTCGGATTTTTACAACGTTAAGAGCACTACCAGCAGTGGCATCTTGAATGGCGAGAGCGAGTTTTATGTGGAGAATCAAAATCTCGAATGGGCACAGGGCAAAGCAGGGGAAGACAGAATGCACGTGGTGGTCTCCGAGGAAAACGGCTTGGTCTTCGTGGGGATTTACGACGGCTTCAATGGCCCCGATGCCCCCGATTTCTTGCTCTCCAATCTTTACTCTGCCGTCTGCAAAGAACTCCAAGGGCTGCTCTCGAAGAGTCCGGCGGCACCCGCCGACGGCCGCGATAGAGGAAACCTTCGTCTGGGGTCGGATTCCGTGACGACAGCCGATCACTCGGACGTGCTGAACGCGCTCGAGACGGCGCTGAAGAAGACGGAGGAAGCCTTCCTGGAGACGGCGGACAGGATGGTGAAGGAGAATCCGGAGTTGGCCCTGATGGGTTCTTGTGTCCTGGCGATGCTGATGAGGGGCGAGGATATTTACTTGATGAATGTCGGGGACAGCCGAGCTATTTTGGCACAGAAAGGTAGGCCGGACCCAAAGGCGACTGCCTGTAGGATCGATTCGAGCGACGGCGGCGATCAGTTCGATGAAATGCACAGTCTGATTTCCCTCCAACTGACCCAGGATCACAGCACATATGTGGAAGAGGTACGATCTTGATCGCCAAATTTTAGTTGGACTTTGCGACCCTTGAGAGGCTGTGAAATTTGAAGCGTCGTATTCTTTTTGTACTTCAGGAAGTGCACAGAATCAGGAATGAACATCCGGACGACCCTTCGGCGGTGGTGAACGACCGCGTGAAGGGCTATTTGAAAGTCACCCGAGCATTCGGAGCCGGGTTTCTCAAACAGGTATACTTCCATCATCGAGTCCTCGACACATTCTCAGTCTTGGCTCGCAATGATTGGGAAATGCAATTTCTCCAAATTCGTTCTGTGAAGCATCTGATAgattcaaaaattttgtttagGAGACTTGGAAAAATCACGAATTGCTCTTTTCCAAAATGATAAGAACCAAATCCCCCTTCATTGGCCTCTATTCGCACGTTAAAATTTTGATCCTGCACTGAGATTAATCAATCGGCGACGCTTAAAATTTGGTTTTCATCATATTTGCAGCCGAAGTGGAACGATGCTCTCCTGGAGATGTTCAGAATCGATTACATTGGGACTTCCCCATATATCACTTGCACGCCATCACTGAGCCACCACAGGCTCGGCCTGAGAGACAGATTCTTGATACTGTCGTCGGACGGGCTCAACCAGTACTTCACCAATCAGGAGGCCGTTTCCGAAGTAGACTTGTTCCTTTCCTCGTTCCCCGAAGGAGACCCTGCACAACACCTCGTCGAAGAAGTGTTGTTCCGAGCCGCCAAGCAAGCCGGTGAGGAATCCTAATCAATCCAGACTTATATCAGATAAAATTACTGTGTCAGGCTAACTAACCAGTAGCAATCGCATTAGCCTGAACGAAACGTTATTGCTGTGCAGGTATGGATTTTCATGAGTTGCTTGACATTCCTCAAGGGGATCGCCGCCGGTACCACGACGACGTTTCGATCATCATCATATCCTTGGAAGGAAGAATATGGCGGTCAACAATGTAAatacagaaaaagaagaagtatagAGTTTCCTAAATGTTGACAGAATTTAGTCCCCAAGTTTTTGCCTTTCCCCTGTATTTTTGTAACGACTAGGCTTTGGGGAAATCATATCCACATAAAACTACAGTCCATATGTGCATATCTTCTGCTTCCTTGTCGACCCTGATTAACTTCTGATCAATGGTCCTTCACACACTTTGCCAATCAATGGCCCGATTATTTCAAGAACCTTTTTTTCGGTTGTTTTGTTGACAGATACAATGTCAACAACACGAACGCAAGTGAATCTTTCCTAACTATCTGTAGTTGCCAACTGTGGAGTTGTTACCAGATGATGCTCAATGCATTTAGT
The sequence above is drawn from the Eucalyptus grandis isolate ANBG69807.140 chromosome 11, ASM1654582v1, whole genome shotgun sequence genome and encodes:
- the LOC104426471 gene encoding probable protein phosphatase 2C 4, coding for MGNGITSLRRCFADAGAGEISRRHDMTSFPHPSSYSDEGHGHSFCYIRQDPASSSDLHSEDCTTQTTVTSTTFSSISGASISANASSPLSTSLAEACYYTTTSLEKASVFESSVSFTSVPLQPVPRVGSRSGPMEKGFLSGPIELRSVSGPIDQGLYHSGSIVDRPSCDRWPRDFSLGGYGSKKRRLVKYLRRAIARRVLRANDYMFSGKSSDFYNVKSTTSSGILNGESEFYVENQNLEWAQGKAGEDRMHVVVSEENGLVFVGIYDGFNGPDAPDFLLSNLYSAVCKELQGLLSKSPAAPADGRDRGNLRLGSDSVTTADHSDVLNALETALKKTEEAFLETADRMVKENPELALMGSCVLAMLMRGEDIYLMNVGDSRAILAQKGRPDPKATACRIDSSDGGDQFDEMHSLISLQLTQDHSTYVEEEVHRIRNEHPDDPSAVVNDRVKGYLKVTRAFGAGFLKQPKWNDALLEMFRIDYIGTSPYITCTPSLSHHRLGLRDRFLILSSDGLNQYFTNQEAVSEVDLFLSSFPEGDPAQHLVEEVLFRAAKQAGMDFHELLDIPQGDRRRYHDDVSIIIISLEGRIWRSTM